A window from Rhodothermales bacterium encodes these proteins:
- the atpF gene encoding F0F1 ATP synthase subunit B: protein MALVLAASLLSPNVGLMFWITITFLLLMFVLRRFAWGPITSALTTREHRIEESIRSAEKALEEARQIQADNTKARQEAEQSAQQILRDARASADSLRSEEMEKTRSQIQRMQEQATAEIEREKEGALDELRTEVADLAIKAAEKILSESLDATRQRKLVDGFLKDLSKN, encoded by the coding sequence ATGGCACTCGTGCTCGCAGCAAGTCTGTTGTCTCCGAACGTCGGCTTGATGTTCTGGATCACCATCACGTTTCTGTTGCTCATGTTTGTTCTCCGACGCTTTGCGTGGGGTCCGATCACGAGTGCACTGACGACGCGTGAACATCGGATCGAAGAGTCCATTCGCAGCGCCGAAAAGGCGCTGGAGGAGGCTCGCCAGATCCAGGCGGACAATACCAAAGCGCGGCAGGAGGCCGAACAGTCTGCCCAGCAGATTCTCCGCGACGCCCGCGCATCCGCCGACAGCCTCCGATCGGAGGAGATGGAGAAGACGCGGAGCCAGATTCAACGTATGCAGGAGCAGGCTACTGCAGAGATCGAACGGGAGAAAGAAGGCGCACTGGACGAACTTCGGACGGAAGTAGCTGACCTCGCTATCAAAGCGGCGGAGAAGATTCTTTCCGAATCTCTGGATGCGACGCGACAGCGAAAGCTGGTCGACGGTTTTCTTAAGGACTTGTCGAAAAACTGA
- the atpH gene encoding ATP synthase F1 subunit delta has product MSDILVARRYANALHNSAQATGQLEEVDRDVDLIRSSLDASRELVRFFESPIVSRERKARVVQSLFASRVAETTLKFLDLLIQKRRENIFPQMVVAYRLLRDEQLGVVGAAVRSAVPMTDEEEQRIGTALESWTGMKVNLDARSDAGLIGGMIVRIGDTVYDGSVRNKLEHLREQFTSGVTRTD; this is encoded by the coding sequence ATGAGCGATATCCTGGTAGCAAGACGGTACGCAAACGCGCTGCACAACTCGGCGCAGGCGACCGGCCAACTCGAAGAGGTCGACAGAGACGTCGATCTCATTCGATCAAGCCTGGATGCGTCTCGGGAGCTCGTTCGTTTCTTCGAAAGCCCGATCGTTTCGCGCGAGCGGAAAGCCCGCGTTGTGCAATCGCTGTTCGCAAGTCGCGTGGCGGAGACTACTCTCAAATTTCTGGACCTGCTGATTCAGAAGCGCAGGGAGAACATCTTCCCGCAGATGGTGGTCGCGTATCGGTTGCTTCGTGACGAACAGCTGGGAGTGGTCGGTGCCGCGGTTCGTTCCGCCGTACCCATGACGGATGAGGAAGAGCAGCGAATTGGCACTGCTCTTGAATCGTGGACCGGCATGAAAGTGAATCTAGATGCCCGGTCCGACGCGGGGCTTATCGGAGGCATGATCGTGCGCATCGGCGACACCGTGTACGACGGGAGCGTTCGCAACAAACTGGAGCACCTGCGTGAGCAGTTCACGTCAGGGGTGACACGAACAGATTGA
- a CDS encoding F0F1 ATP synthase subunit alpha: protein MATAIRPDEVTAVLRKELGGFDSATDVYEVGTVLQVGDGIARIYGLSNVEAGELIEFPSSGVMGMVLNLEEDNVGAVLFGEVDEVKEGDEVRRTKRIASIEVGEGMIGRVVDALGMPVDGRGALSGKTYKMPIERKAPGVIFREPVKEPLQTGIKAIDSMIPIGRGQRELVIGDRQTGKTAVLIDTIINQKSTHETDSPVFCIYVAIGQKNSTVAQVRAALEENGAMDYTVIVNAPAAVPATMQFLAPFAGACIGEFFRDTGRHALVIYDDLSKQAVAYRQVSLLLRRPPGREAYPGDVFYLHSRLLERAAKVIGSDEVARQMNNVPDSIKSMVKGGGSLTALPVIETQAGDVSAYIPTNVISITDGQIYLEANLFNAGVRPAINVGISVSRVGGNAQIKAMKKVASTLRIDLAQFRELEAFAKFGSDLDASTQRQLTRGERLVEILKQGQFDPATVENQVAIIYVATQGFLDSIPAARVKAFEQEFLERMSLRHAEAMATVRQSGIVSDEVEAALKKEAEELVALYNQ, encoded by the coding sequence ATGGCAACGGCAATTCGACCCGACGAGGTAACAGCGGTCCTCAGGAAAGAACTTGGGGGCTTCGACTCCGCGACGGATGTGTATGAAGTCGGCACGGTGCTCCAGGTTGGAGATGGCATCGCCCGCATTTACGGACTATCGAATGTGGAGGCCGGTGAGCTCATCGAGTTTCCCTCCTCCGGCGTGATGGGCATGGTCCTGAACCTGGAAGAAGACAATGTTGGCGCCGTGCTCTTCGGAGAGGTTGACGAGGTAAAGGAGGGAGACGAAGTCCGTCGAACAAAGCGCATCGCCTCGATCGAAGTCGGCGAGGGGATGATTGGCCGTGTGGTCGACGCGCTCGGTATGCCTGTCGATGGCCGCGGTGCGCTGAGCGGAAAGACGTACAAGATGCCAATCGAGAGGAAGGCGCCCGGTGTCATCTTCCGCGAACCGGTAAAGGAGCCGCTTCAGACGGGCATCAAGGCGATCGATTCCATGATTCCCATCGGTCGCGGACAACGCGAGCTGGTCATCGGTGATCGCCAGACGGGCAAGACCGCGGTGCTGATTGATACGATCATCAACCAGAAATCAACGCACGAGACCGACTCGCCCGTATTTTGCATCTATGTGGCCATAGGCCAGAAGAACTCGACGGTCGCGCAGGTTCGTGCTGCTCTTGAAGAGAACGGCGCGATGGACTACACCGTGATCGTGAATGCACCCGCTGCCGTGCCTGCGACGATGCAGTTCCTTGCGCCCTTTGCAGGTGCCTGCATAGGCGAGTTCTTCCGGGACACGGGTCGTCACGCCCTTGTGATCTACGACGACCTCTCCAAGCAGGCAGTTGCTTATCGGCAGGTGTCGCTGCTGCTTCGTCGGCCGCCGGGCCGCGAGGCGTATCCAGGTGACGTCTTCTATCTGCACTCTCGACTTCTTGAAAGAGCAGCAAAGGTGATTGGAAGCGACGAAGTCGCGCGGCAGATGAACAACGTGCCGGACTCGATCAAGTCAATGGTAAAGGGTGGCGGATCGCTGACGGCTCTGCCCGTGATTGAGACTCAGGCAGGCGATGTGTCCGCATACATTCCCACGAACGTAATTTCGATCACGGATGGACAGATATATCTGGAGGCCAATCTGTTCAACGCGGGTGTTCGCCCGGCCATCAACGTCGGTATCTCCGTGAGTCGTGTGGGCGGTAACGCGCAGATCAAGGCCATGAAGAAAGTGGCCAGTACGCTCCGAATTGATCTTGCACAGTTCCGCGAATTGGAGGCCTTTGCCAAGTTCGGGTCTGACCTCGATGCGTCGACGCAGCGTCAGTTGACTCGTGGCGAGCGGCTTGTGGAGATCCTGAAACAGGGTCAGTTCGATCCGGCGACGGTCGAGAATCAGGTGGCGATCATCTATGTGGCCACGCAAGGATTTCTGGATTCGATCCCCGCAGCCAGGGTCAAAGCGTTCGAGCAGGAATTCCTGGAGAGAATGTCACTGAGACATGCGGAAGCGATGGCAACTGTGCGTCAGTCTGGAATCGTGTCCGATGAGGTAGAGGCTGCGTTGAAGAAGGAAGCCGAAGAGCTGGTCGCTCTCTACAATCAATAA